The genomic stretch GTTCAtgtgaggactccacagaggaagccactgctgtccaaaaaaaaacagtttttcgTTTGATgtccgcaaaaaggcacttggaaactccacagatgttttggcaaagtattttgtggactgatgaaaccaaagttgaattgtttgggagtaacacaacgtcatgtgtggagggaaaatggaacagctcaacaacatcaacacctcatccccaccgtgaagcatggtggagggagcatcatgttttggggctgttttgctgcctcaggacctggacaagttgcaatcattaatggaagaatgaattcaaaagtttatcaggatgttttgcaggaaaacctgaagccgtctgtcagacagttgaagctaaaaaaaggatggatgctgcaacaagacaatgatccaaaacagaagtaaatcaacttcagaatggtttcagaagaacaaaatgcacgttctggagtggccaagtcaaagtccagacttgaaacccattgagatgctgtagcatgacctaaagacggcGACTCATTCCAGACATCttcggaatctgactgaactacagcagttttgtagaaaagaatgggccaagattagtcctgatcgatgtgccagaatgatctgcagcaacaggaagcgtctggttgaagttattgcagcCAAAGggcgggccacaaaatattaaatgtgacggttcatttacttatttttcccccttctatcattgttttcatactatcctcattaaaatatgaacgcCTGTAAAtgtctgggtggttttagttaaagcagatactgttttttcatctgtgtgattttgacaaagatcagatcacatttgacggtgattttgtgcataaatttgagaaatttccagaagtttcagatacttttttcattttaccCGTTTCATATTAGATTAGTAAAACACAAAAGCATTTgaattacatttattaaaacTGTATGTTAAGACTAgcctttttaatgtattttgatAATGAGTAATGGTTACTTAGATATTCAGAGGGACATCAATGGAATCAAATGTAAGTGTGGGTAGACAATCGATCAGTTTTTCTTGTGCAGGTGAGGCTTTGATCTAAGTGTCAATATTTACTGGTTCTTGTAATCAAGTGAGCTTCGCTGCTTCATTCAAGGACCGTGGGTTCCTGTGGATTCAATGGATTCCCCTCAGCCAATCGAAAACAAGACGCCAAAGATCAAAGTAAAGTCGAACCAACCAGCTTGGTTCCAAGCAGCCATCCTGACGTGTACCTTCTACTCTCTCTATATATTTGACCTTTCATTCCCGAGAGAGCGCACGGAATGCGTTAGTAATTAAAGATAGgcacttttaaattcattcacaAGTTTTGTCGCAGTAGTGGGCCTGATTACACTTCGCGTCGGAAAGGATGTCTGTAGCGGGTGTCGGCGAGTGTCCGGGGAAGGCCGGTCAATACCGAGTGGATCACCTCCTCAGCGCCGTGCAAAGTGAGCTGCAGGCCGGCAGCGAGAAAGGCGACCCCACGGAGAGGGAATTGAAACTCTCTTTGGATGACAGCGAACTTTGGGGCAAATTTAAGGATCTGACGAACGAGATGATAGTGACAAAAAACGGCAGGTGAGCCTATTACATTGCACATTCgttattttaacatttaaccatttcatgcagaattgcaattaaaaaaaatgaataaataaaacaaataagacCTATTACTTCGCACAttcgaaatttcaaaatttaaccctttcaaaaataataattaaaaaatcctATTGAggacggctgccattgacggcgctagacgtccaatccattttgactacttcagtcaaaaaataaaaatctaccGCCATTAGTGGCATTTATTAATGGCATTTAAATATGAGTATTCACTGCGAGTCTTcctggtttaaatgaattggacgtctattaccaCCGATGGGTtgcaataaattaaataatgtgtgtgtgtgggggggcaaCGTTAGAGTGTTACTATAGTGCCGCAACCAGtctgtatttatgtttttattcattttaatttcattaatttatttttcattaacaTATTGATGCTTAaatggtgttatggtgttatacttatatagcgcttttccacctttcaaatgcatttacattctttaaaatgcaataatgattgatagttaaaaaaaaaaacatacaataataattgctaatacatacatttttccagtgaccaaaaaagtcacttgccctaagaaGGGTAAACGGCTTAAGAGCCGTAaagaaagatatatatatatatatatttatatataacaattacttttaaatgaccaaaaatagtgacTTGCTCCATAAAAGTCTttagtgtcaacttttgaagaGTTGAATTCAATCCTCCTCGTTTTCCCCTTCCAGGCGTATGTTTCCCGTGATGAAAGTCAACGTATCCGGATTGGACCCGAACGCCATGTATTCTTTCTTGCTCGACTTTGTATCTGCGGACAACCACAGGTGGAAGTACGTGAGTGGGGAGTGGGTCCCAGGGGGGAAGCCTGAACCACAAACCCCCAGCTGTGTCTACATCCACCCGGATTCACCAAACTTCGGCGCGCACTGGATGAAAGCCCCTGTTTCTTTTTGCAAAGTCAAACTCACCAATAAACTTAACGGGGGAGGTCAGGTAATTTCAGAACTTCTTAttttgtactttttacttttccgTTGCATTTCAATTATTTTGCCTCGTTTCAATAGATCATGTTAAACTCCTTACACAAGTACGAGCCACGCATTCACATTGTGCGCGTTGGAGGCCCACGCAGGATGGTCACCAGCCATTCTTTCCCAGAAACACAATTCATTGCTGTGACAGCCTACCAAAATGAAGAGGTTGGCCCTAGAGATATGACAatgtttattaataatttaattatttattgatACATAAATAACcacaagcaagggcgtaggtttggtcttaatattggtatggacgatataacagcataacctgcatgtacactttttgctggggacgggacattaataagaaaaAACATATTTAGTGAATGGGGGGAtcaaggctacatttctcaccaatatgaacctaattaattaataggataaatgattaatgcaaaataaatctttattgacctatactaactttcacactgcaaatttataacgtcttaatctgatcatttttgttaaatccagtcaaataattttctccatctttttttaagtgttaaaggctagttaacagattaatgtgtcagattcttccacttactttaagtaaatatttctatttgtttgtattttgcccatacatctaaaagttgttcATTTTCACCTatacatcatgaaaaaaattctttcaaataatgttttgaacaatatttttgattgaagaacatttctgaaaaacacttttttaagattaaatatacaaactttttgcctaaaataagtctgttaagcttattttcagctagctgttagtcccatttcaagaaatctcagtgagtaaactcgacttgaagcactgtagcagtagcaaaattagtggcgtgttccccacctccacaacattgacgtctttttacattacttgcagCGGCTGatgctggcggaaaaaaacttctaatatccttcgTTTTTTAAAGGGAGCGGGGTAGGAGGcaagttgtatttctgtcgggctgtgaatgggtgtgggtgtgtgtggtggtggtggcggtggggggtgggggggtcaagtcaccaGCCAAtcgaacgtgcgtttgagggggaaaaatggactggcacattcagcgagtgaaaagtgGTCAGTGTAAGTCTAAACATGataaaattactgtaattcacttagtaatgataggatcaattctattctgacaacatataggaagacaatctaaatgacctatataactgaaatcataatgcaaataaggttacttaaaagttggtggggataatttgagcatcctgaaaagttggtagtgttatgtccatactgtccctatgcaaacctacacccttgatcaCAAGTACTTCCGCATGGTGGTTGTGCGTATTTACGCAGTAGTATTTCTTTTCTGTTTCTTAAATACAGTGTGCTTTATTTAAGtacaataaatgttgttttcaTTGTTATATTTTagataactgctttgaaaataaAGCACAACCCTTTTGCCAAGGCCTTCTTGGATGCAAAGGAAAGGTAATTTGTGGGTATGAATCTTTTCAAGGAAGACAGTTTCCCATCCAAATACTTACAAAACCAAAATTTGTGCCTTTcataattgtgtgtgtgtgtgtttggattTAATTGAGTAGGTTTTATCAAACTAATATCAAAAATAAATTGCACTTAGTGATGTATTTGATACTATTTATGTTGTACTGTATAATTAAGTATTTTTGTCTATATTGGAAtgatcattgattttttttttttttttttactattgtgtttgtattttataattaatattaaagttgtccgataattatttttttaaccagaaGTGGCTAGTAATGCGTTGCATGTAGTATatcacatttacttgagtaacttttagagaaaaatgtacttctaatagTTCTACTAAGCTAAActttatacttttacttgagtagatttgtgaagaaaaaacactactcttactccactgctATGGGTtacacaagagtcattacattttccctctttattcaACATATTAGATTTACTTTTATTGCCAGCTATGCTAAGAGTACAGACATGCCTGGTGTATTACTGGGTTAGCTCTAcctatttcaccaatgagacgtcccaacaataatcacacgtcttcattataccaatcagacgcaagcttgccgttctatcgtcacgccagcctgttcaatcatgtggtgtctttaaaacaccataaaaaaagtgaaatattttatattgagtgctgccctcaacatgacccgaaagtgcggattttaacctctctcccagttttatttggcaccgattgacctcggaaaaccggagatatgatccttttaatttcaaaatagtaattatgaaggaacgcttcactattcaaactcggaactattttctccaccagagggcagtcatgctttttgaacgaataataaataaatttttttctctcgttgTAATTCAATGttgttggggtttttttgtatttctttggcttaatgtggtcatgtaatggtttattgtacaatatcattataacaatTGTCCATATAgttaactttgtgctcagaaaataaataccattgtttaaaaaaaaaaaaaaaaatccaacaaaaatataaccagtcactcacaatgttactcattagttgagtattcttttcaccaaatacttttttacttgtacttgattaaattttttggacaactacttttactttagtaataTTCTTTgacgtaacgctactcttacgggagtaaaatttttgactactctgcccacctctgtttttaaccaatataacaatattgtccaactccaaaaatctgataccgacATCAAACCCATACCCATATATGCGGTCTTGGACGAAACAAATTAtgactaattgtattgtgatgccccactggatgcttaaataatgataaatgtaagaacttcaaggttttccaaataaacattctgtgaaaaataagtgcctatattgcaccactatatcaataagcataactgtgttgctaagctgtgaccagcccttgtacaaaggcagaaggcttctatattcactttgaaggcaatatGTAtcatggcccaaaaccgataatgaaaaaccgatactgatgttatccgatatcattttaaaatggtttTATCGGCCTAAATTATCGGCT from Corythoichthys intestinalis isolate RoL2023-P3 chromosome 10, ASM3026506v1, whole genome shotgun sequence encodes the following:
- the tbxtb gene encoding T-box transcription factor T isoform X1, with the protein product MSVAGVGECPGKAGQYRVDHLLSAVQSELQAGSEKGDPTERELKLSLDDSELWGKFKDLTNEMIVTKNGRRMFPVMKVNVSGLDPNAMYSFLLDFVSADNHRWKYVSGEWVPGGKPEPQTPSCVYIHPDSPNFGAHWMKAPVSFCKVKLTNKLNGGGQIMLNSLHKYEPRIHIVRVGGPRRMVTSHSFPETQFIAVTAYQNEEITALKIKHNPFAKAFLDAKERCDDKDIKDETTDHQQSTYSPLGGWFLPGSASLCPPATASSHSQIGSPISLSPSHGCERYSTLRTHRSIPYSTSSYSHRTNSPTSYTDNSSACLPMLSSQDNWCGLQMPTNSGMMSMTHNPTSVTNSSQYTSLWSMSNAPLTPVTPVSHHSGGMNNTNLNSQFLRGSSTHYPNLVHSVPAPSSGSPMYDSSSTEGHDSAQYEASLQRHSPAWTPVTLPSM
- the tbxtb gene encoding T-box transcription factor T isoform X2, whose product is MSVAGVGECPGKAGQYRVDHLLSAVQSELQAGSEKGDPTERELKLSLDDSELWGKFKDLTNEMIVTKNGRRMFPVMKVNVSGLDPNAMYSFLLDFVSADNHRWKYVSGEWVPGGKPEPQTPSCVYIHPDSPNFGAHWMKAPVSFCKVKLTNKLNGGGQIMLNSLHKYEPRIHIVRVGGPRRMVTSHSFPETQFIAVTAYQNEEITALKIKHNPFAKAFLDAKERCDDKDIKDETTDHQQSTYSPLGGWFLPGSASLCPPATASSHSQIGSPISLSPSHGCERYSTLRTHRSIPYSTSSYSHRTNSPTSYTDNSSACLPMLSSQDNWCGLQMPTNSGMMSMTHNPTSVTNSRWGKKFRSFTSSSHRVSQLTH
- the tbxtb gene encoding T-box transcription factor T isoform X3; translation: MSVAGVGECPGKAGQYRVDHLLSAVQSELQAGSEKGDPTERELKLSLDDSELWGKFKDLTNEMIVTKNGRRMFPVMKVNVSGLDPNAMYSFLLDFVSADNHRWKYVSGEWVPGGKPEPQTPSCVYIHPDSPNFGAHWMKAPVSFCKVKLTNKLNGGGQIMLNSLHKYEPRIHIVRVGGPRRMVTSHSFPETQFIAVTAYQNEEITALKIKHNPFAKAFLDAKERCDDKDIKDETTDHQQSTYSPLGGWFLPGSASLCPPATASSHSQIGSPISLSPSHGCERYSTLRTHRSIPYSTSSYSHRTNSPTSYTDNSSACLPMLSSQDNWCGLQMPTNSGMMSMTHNPTSVTNSSTPVCGL